In a genomic window of Columba livia isolate bColLiv1 breed racing homer chromosome 4, bColLiv1.pat.W.v2, whole genome shotgun sequence:
- the LSM6 gene encoding U6 snRNA-associated Sm-like protein LSm6 encodes MSLRKQTPSDFLKQIIGRPVVVKLNSGVDYRGVLACLDGYMNIALEQTEEYVNGQLKNKYGDAFIRGNNVLYISTQKRRM; translated from the exons ATGAGTCTAAGGAAGCAAACCCCTAGTGACTTCCTAAAGCAAATAATTGGAAGGCCAGTTGTGGTAAAATTAAATTCTGGAGTTGATTATCGAG GTGTCCTGGCTTGCCTGGATGGGTATATGAATATAGCTCTGGAACAGACTGAAGAATATGTAAATGGACAATTAAAGAACAAGTATGGGGACGCGTTTATCCGAGGAAATAATG TATTGTACATAAGCACACAGAAGAGGAGGATGTGA